A DNA window from Arachis duranensis cultivar V14167 chromosome 3, aradu.V14167.gnm2.J7QH, whole genome shotgun sequence contains the following coding sequences:
- the LOC107482302 gene encoding protein RALF-like 32, with translation MASKSSIRIVFFCCLMLCSTAAASSWTSNSHTCNGSIAECNQDDELLMESEISRRILEQRRIISNGALTRDKPVCNGGASGEAYSKTGGCLPPPSNPYNRGCSKYYRCRSDS, from the coding sequence ATGGCCTCAAAATCCAGCATTAGAATTGTGTTCTTCTGCTGCCTTATGCTGTGCAGCACAGCCGCTGCTTCATCATGGACAAGTAATTCACACACATGTAACGGATCCATAGCCGAGTGCAACCAAGACGACGAGCTGCTTATGGAATCCGAGATAAGCCGTAGGATCCTCGAGCAGAGGAGAATCATCTCCAATGGAGCACTTACGAGGGACAAGCCGGTTTGCAACGGTGGTGCCAGCGGCGAAGCTTATAGTAAAACAGGAGGGTGTCTTCCTCCACCCTCAAACCCTTACAATAGGGGTTGCTCTAAGTATTATCGTTGTAGGTCTGATTCTTAA
- the LOC107482301 gene encoding uncharacterized protein LOC107482301 → MSVTAGVSDTVIAIRDKLRGKIGQTKVKRYWPGKIPEWADDENEDVAADIRPTREAALEKAFPRHEDDKGIVKGDDRRLRRLAQSRIDNREEVRADHRRIRQAEIISTIEEETRIQEGLELEEEDVEALQEKRSRLRERMLQLQREQEEALPQEEEEEEEEEEEEEEESEYETDSEEEYTGVAMVKPVFVPKSERDTIAERERLEEEERVAEEARKRKMEERRIETKQLIVEEIRKDEEIQKNLEMEANIADVDTDDEINEAEEYEAWKVREIGRIKRDREDREAMLKEKEEIERVRNMTEEERREWERKNPKPVRASKQKWKFMQKYYHKGAFFQSNPDDRSATSASDNIYTRDFSAPTGEDKMDKTILPKVMQVKHFGRSGRTKWTHLVNEDTTDWNNPWTYNDPLRAKYNDKMAAMNAPIAKPKGSKKLKDWESR, encoded by the exons ATGTCGGTGACAGCGGGTGTTAGTGATACAGTTATAGCCATAAGGGATAAGCTTAGAGGTAAAATTGGCCAAACTAAAGTTAAGCGTTATTGGCCTGGTAAAATTCCTGAATGGGCTGATGATGAGAATGAAGATGTTGCCGCCGATATTAGGCCCACCAGGGAAGCTGCTTTGGAGAAAGCTTTTCCTCGACACGAAGATGATAAGGGTATTGTTAAGGGCGATGATCGTAGGCTTCGTCGTTTGGCTCAGAGTCGAATTGATAACCGCGAGGAAGTCAGGGCTGATCATCGGCGAATTCGGCAAGCTGAAATTATTTCTACCATTGAAGAGGAGACTAGGATACAGGAAGGGTTGGagttagaagaagaagatgtgGAAGCCTTGCAGGAAAAGAGGAGTAGACTTAGAGAGAGGATGCTTCAGTTGCAAAGAGAGCAGGAAGAAGCACTGCCtcaagaggaggaggaggaggaagaagaagaagaggaggaggaagaagagtcTGAGTATGAGACTGACTCTGAGGAGGAATATACTGGAGTAGCTATGGTGAAGCCTGTGTTTGTTCCCAAGTCAGAGAGAGATACAATTGCTGAGCGTGAGcgtcttgaagaagaagaacgggTCGCTGAAGAAGCTAGGAAAAGGAAAATGGAAGAAAGGAGGATTGAGACAAAGCAGCTTATTGTTGAGGAGATCCGGAAGGATGAAGAAATCCAGAAAAATTTGGAGATGGAGGCTAACATTGCTGATGTGGATACTGACGATGAAATTAATGAGGCAGAGGAATACGAGGCTTGGAAAGTTAGGGAGATTGGCAGGATCAAGAGGGATAGGGAGGATCGGGAAGCGATGTTGAAGGAAAAGGAGGAGATTGAGAGGGTAAGAAACATGACAGAGGAAGAGAGGAGAGAATGGGAGAGGAAGAATCCAAAACCCGTACGAGCATCAAAGCAGAAGTGGAAATTTATGCAGAAATACTATCACAAGGGTGCTTTCTTCCAGTCTAATCCTGATGATCGATCTGCCACTAGTGCGAGTGATAATATTTATACTCGTGATTTCTCTGCCCCGACTGGGGAAGATAAAATGGACAAGACAATATTACCCAAGGTTATGCAAGTCAAGCACTTTGGTCGTAGTGGAAGAACTAAATGGACTCATCTTGTCAATGAGGACACCACTGATTGGAACAATCC GTGGACTTACAATGATCCACTGCGTGCAAAGTACAACGACAAAATGGCAGCCATGAACGCTCCAATAGCAAAACCTAAAGGAAGCAAGAAGTTGAAGGATTGGGAGTCTCGTTGA
- the LOC107482300 gene encoding selenium-binding protein 3: MATDVAVLKHGEVAEKVMNQSNGLGCCKSGPGYATPLDAMSGPKETLLYVTALYSGTGKEKPDYLATVDVDPNSPTYSEVIHRLPVPYLGDELHHSGWNSCSSCHGDPSADRRYLILPSLVSGRIYVFDTKTNPRSPSMHKVVEPEDIISKTGLAYPHTTHCLASGDIMISCLGDKDGNASGNGFLLLDSEFNVKGRWEKPGHSPLFGYDYWYQPRHKTMISTSWGAPAAFTKGFNLQDVSDGFYGRHLHVYSWPEGELRQTLDLGQSGLIPLEIRFLHDPSKDTGFVGCALSSNMVRFFKTDDGSWSHEVAISVEPLKVQNWILPEMPGLITDFLISLDDRFLYFVNWLHGDIRQYNIEDPKNPVLKGQVWVGGLLWKGSSIVAIAEDGNTWQSEVLEVQGNKLRGGPQMIQLSLDGKRLYVTNSLFSAWDKQFYPELLQKGSHMLQIDVDTEHGGLKINPNFFVDFGAEPDGPSLAHEMRYPGGDCTSDIWI; this comes from the exons atgGCAACGGATGTGGCAGTGCTAAAGCATGGTGAGGTGGCAGAAAAGGTGATGAATCAAAGCAACGGCCTTGGCTGCTGCAAATCAGGGCCTGGCTATGCTACTCCACTTGATGCCATGTCTGGTCCCAAAGAGACTCTTCTTTATGTCACTGCTCTCTACTCAG GAACTGGAAAGGAGAAGCCTGATTATCTGGCCACAGTGGATGTGGATCCAAACTCTCCAACTTATTCAGAAGTTATTCATAGGTTACCTGTTCCTTATTTAGGTGATGAACTTCACCACAGTGGCTGGAATTCATGCAGCTCTTGCCACGGTGATCCTTCCGCGGATCGAAGATATCTGATTTTACCTTCACTGGT ATCCGGTCGAATATACGTGTTTGATACAAAAACAAATCCAAGGTCTCCATCTATGCACAAAGTTGTTGAGCCTGAAGATATCATAAGTAAGACTGGATTAGCATATCCACACACAACCCATTGCCTTGCTTCCGGAGACATAATGATCTCATGCCTTGGAGATAAAGATGGAAATGCTTCAGGAAAtggatttcttcttcttgattcagAATTTAATGTGAAAGGAAG GTGGGAAAAACCAGGGCACAGTCCTCTATTTGGGTATGATTATTGGTACCAACCTCGCCATAAGACTATGATAAGCACATCGTGGGGCGCTCCTGCGGCGTTCACCAAAGGTTTTAACTTACAGGATGTCTCTGATGGCTTTTATGGCAGACATCTACATGTATATAGCTGGCCTGAGGGTGAATTGAGACAAACATTAGACCTTGGTCAGTCAGGGCTTATACCCTTGGAG ATAAGGTTTCTGCATGATCCTTCTAAAGACACAGGGTTTGTTGGTTGTGCATTGTCAAGTAACATGGTGCGGTTTTTCAAGACTGATGATGGATCATGGAGTCATGAG GTTGCAATATCAGTGGAACCATTGAAAGTGCAAAACTGGATTCTTCCAGAGATGCCTGGGCTTATAACTGATTTTCTGATATCTCTCGACGACCGGTTTCTGTACTTTGTGAACTGGCTTCATGGTGATATAAGGCAGTATAACATTGAGGACCCCAAAAATCCTGTACTCAAAGGCCAAGTATGGGTAGGGGGACTACTTTGGAAAGGAAGTTCCATAGTCGCAATAGCAGAAGATGGTAACACTTGGCAATCTGAAGTTCTAGAAGTTCAG GGAAACAAGTTGAGAGGAGGACCTCAGATGATTCAGCTGAGTTTAGATGGGAAGCGGCTATATGTTACAAACTCTCTCTTTAGTGCATGGGATAAGCAGTTTTACCCTGAGCTTTTACAGAAAGGATCACACATGTTACAGATTGATGTGGATACTGAGCATGGTGGCCTGAAAATCAACCCAAACTTCTTTGTTGACTTTGGAGCTGAGCCTGATGGTCCCTCCCTAGCCCATGAGATGAGATATCCCGGTGGCGACTGCACTTCAGATATATGGATTTAA
- the LOC107482303 gene encoding bifunctional aspartokinase/homoserine dehydrogenase 1, chloroplastic has product MASLSAAISRSSSSPCFPPLNPNTASLSHHRNIFHSQCRAFPLSRPSLFLRKGLTLPPGRESPSTRICASVADVSLNLSVEEKQLPKGDTWSVHKFGGTCVGTSQRIKNVADIIIKDDSERKLVVVSAMSKVTDMMYDLINKAQSRDENYVAALDVVLEKHTQTAHDLLDGDHLASFLSQLHQDINNLKAMLRAIYIAGHATESFTDFVVGHGELWSAQMLSLVIRKNGVDCKWMDTREVLIVNPTSSNQVDPDYSLSQQGLEKWYSLNPAKVIIATGFIASTPQNIPTTLKRDGSDFSAAIMGALFRARQVTIWTDVDGVFSADPRKVSEAVILKTLSYQEAWEMSYFGANVLHPRTIIPVMRYGIPIIIRNIFNLSAPGTKICHPSVIEDEDKQDLQNFVKGFATIDNLALVNVEGTGMAGVPGTASAIFGAVKDVGANVIMISQASSEHSVCFAVPEKEVKAVAEALQSRFRQALDAGRLSQVAVVPNCSILAAVGQKMASTPGVSATLFNALAKASINVRAIAQGCSEYNITVVIKREDCIKALRAVHSRFYLSRTTIAMGIIGPGLIGSTLLDQLRDQASVLKEEFNIDLRVMGIISSKSMLLSESGIDLARWRELRDEKGEVANLDKFVHHVHGNHFIPNTAIVDCTSDSIIAGHYNDWLRKGIHVVTPNKKANSGPLDQYLSLRALQRQSYTHYFYEATVGAGLPIISTLRGLLETGDRILQIEGIFSGTLSYIFNNFKDGRAFSEVVAEAKEAGYTEPDPRDDLSGTDVARKVIILARESGLKLELSDIPVESLVPEPLRDCASAQEFMQQLPKFDQLLSKKQEEAENAGEVLRYVGVVDVTNKKGTVELRRYKKDHPFAHLSGSDNIIAFTTRRYQNQPLIVRGPGAGAQVTAGGIFSDILRLASYLGAPS; this is encoded by the exons ATGGCGTCCCTCTCTGCTGCGATCTCTCGCTCCTCCTCCTCCCCCTGCTTCCCCCCTCTCAATCCCAACACCGCTTCACTCTCACACCACCGCAACATCTTCCACTCTCAATGCCGCGCTTTCCCCCTCTCCCGCCCCTCCCTTTTCCTTCG AAAGGGTCTCACTTTACCACCGGGAAGAGAGTCACCAAGCACCAGGATATGCGCTTCAGTTGCAG ATGTTTCACTGAATTTATCTGTAGAGGAAAAACAGCTTCCCAAAGGAGACACTTGGTCTGTTCACAAGTTTGGTGGAACTTGTGTGGGAACCTCACAAAGAATAAAGAATGTTGCGGATATCATTATTAAGGATGATTCAGAAAGGAAATTGGTGGTTGTCTCTGCAATGTCAAAGGTTACAGACATGATGTATGACCTTATCAACAAGGCTCAATCACGAGATGAAAATTATGTAGCTGCACTGGATGTTGTTCTGGAGAAGCATACCCAAACTGCACATGATCTGCTTGATGGCGATCATCTTGCTAGTTTCTTGTCCCAGTTGCATCAAGACATCAATAACCTCAAGGCGATGCTTCGTGCAATATACATAG CTGGTCATGCAACGGAGTCCTTTACAGATTTTGTTGTGGGACATGGGGAACTATGGTCTGCTCAGATGTTGTCTTTAGTTATTAGAAAG AATGGGGTCGATTGCAAATGGATGGATACAAGGGAAGTCCTTATTGTAAATCCTACTAGCTCTAATCAAGTTGATCCTGACTATTCGTTATCTCAACAAGGACTTGAAAAGTGGTACTCACTGAATCCTGCTAAAGTAATCATTGCTACTGGATTCATTGCAAGTACACCCCAGAATATTCCTACTACACTGAAGAGAGATGGAAGTGACTTTTCCGCAGCAATTATGGGTGCTCTATTCAGGGCTCGGCAGGTCACAATATGGACAGATGTTGATGGTGTGTTTAGTGCAGATCCTAGAAAAG TTAGTGAGGCTGTGATTTTAAAGACATTGTCTTATCAAGAAGCATGGGAAATG TCTTATTTCGGTGCAAATGTTTTGCATCCCCGCACGATAATACCAGTGATGCGATATGGAATTCCCATTATAATAAGGAATATTTTCAATCTCTCTGCTCCCGGAACAAAGATCTGTCATCCCTCCGTTATTGAGGATGAAGATAAGCAGGACCTCCAAAATTTTGTCAAAGGCTTTGCAACCATAGACAACTTGGCACTTGTAAATGTGGAGGG AACGGGAATGGCTGGTGTTCCTGGTACAGCCAGTGCTATTTTTGGTGCTGTGAAAGATGTGGGAGCCAATGTTATTATGATATCTCAG GCTAGTAGTGAGCATTCTGTTTGCTTTGCTGTTCCTGAGAAGGAAGTAAAAGCTGTTGCTGAGGCATTGCAGTCTAGATTTCGTCAAGCTTTGGATGCTGGACGTCTTTCTCAG GTTGCTGTTGTTCCAAATTGTAGCATTTTGGCTGCAGTTGGCCAGAAAATGGCAAGTACCCCTGGAGTTAGCGCTACCCTCTTCAATGCATTGGCTAAG GCCAGTATAAATGTCCGTGCTATAGCTCAAGGTTGTTCTGAGTACAATATCACTGTTGTTATTAAGCGAGAGGATTGTATAAAGGCTTTACGGGCTGTCCATTCCAGATTTTATCTCTCAAGAACCACAATAGCAATGGGCATTATTGGACCAGGATTAATCGGGAGCACACTACTTGACCAACTAAGGGATCAG GCCTCAGTTTTGAAAGAAGAATTCAACATTGATTTGCGTGTAATGGGCATAATTAGTTCAAAGTCAATGCTTCTTAGTGAGTC AGGCATTGACTTAGCTAGGTGGAGAGAACTTCGAGATGAGAAGGGAGAAGTGGCTAATTTGGATAAATTTGTTCACCACGTGCATGGAAATCATTTTATACCCAACACTGCGATAGTGGATTGCACATCTGATTCCATCATTGCAGGCCATTACAATGACTGGTTGCGCAAAGGAATACATGTAGTTACCCCCAATAAGAAGGCAAATTCAGGCCCGCTTGATCAG TATTTGAGTCTGAGAGCGCTGCAAAGGCAATCCTATACACACTACTTTTATGAAGCTACTGTTGGAGCTGGTCTTCCAATTATTAGCACTTTGCGCGGGCTCCTTGAAACTGGAGACAGAATATTGCAAATTGAAGGCATCTTCAG TGGAACTTTGAGTTATATCTTTAATAACTTCAAAGATGGCCGAGCTTTTAGTGAGGTAGTAGCTGAAGCAAAGGAAGCTGGTTATACTGAGCCAGATCCAAGGGATGATCTGTCTGGAACAGATGTCGCTAGAAAG GTAATCATTCTTGCAAGGGAATCTGGCTTAAAGCTAGAACTGTCAGATATTCCTGTTGAAAGCCTTGTGCCAGAACCTCTAAGA GATTGTGCATCGGCTCAGGAGTTCATGCAACAGTTACCAAAATTTGATCAGTTGTTGTCAAAGAAACAAGAAGAAGCTGAAAATGCTGGGGAA GTTTTGAGATACGTTGGTGTGGTGGATGTGACTAATAAAAAAGGAACGGTAGAACTGAGAAGATACAAGAAGGATCATCCATTTGCTCATTTGTCAGGTTCAGACAACATCATTGCATTCACAACAAGAAGGTATCAGAATCAGCCATTGATAGTTCGTGGGCCAGGAGCTGGAGCTCAAGTCACTGCTGGTGGAATATTCAGTGATATTTTACGCCTTGCCTCATACCTTGGTGCTCCATCATAG
- the LOC107482304 gene encoding subtilisin-like protease SBT3.9, translated as MSTTNARNMRWNRMDQWLVISAILLLQDFLFLSQILAETTTSVHIVYMGDKIYDNPDTTKKVHHKILSSLLGSKEAAKNSILYSYKHGFSGFAARLTKSQAEEVAKFPGVVSVIPNRIHKLHTTRSWDFLGIHHSSSNTVSNGINLGEGTIIGVIDTGIWPESVSFNDEAMGKIPSRWKGVCEVGEQFSSKNCNKKIIGARWFLKGISHHAKKLILGNESSEYLSARDAIGHGTHTASTAAGYFVENANYRGLASGIARGGAPLAHLAIYKACWDISVGGCSGADILKAFDKAIHDGVDILTVSLGLNIPLFSYVDQRDAIAIGSFHATAKGITVICSAGNSGPNSLTVSNTAPWIITVAATTIDRAFPAAIILGNNLTLWGESLDAGKHSNGFVGLTYSERVALDPDDDTAKDCQSGSLNATMAAGKIVLCFSLSEEQDIISASLAVREAGGVGIIFAQSHEDGLNQCGSFPCVKVDYEVGTQIVSYIRRARFPTASLSFPKTVIGKWTSPRVASFSSRGPSTMSPSVLKPDIAAPGVDILAAFTPKGTTKNNAFQFLSGTSMSCPHVAGIAALIKSKNATWSPAAIRSAMVTTASQIGNDGSFVSEEGSTLKEADPFDIGGGHVNPIKAMDPGLIYDIITEDYIQFLCSLGYSSSSIRKVTKTTRSCEKQKYQGLNLNLPSISVPNLKKAAKVTRTVTNVGNITAVYRAIVKEPYGIEVRVEPQILSFNSDTTILSFSVMLHSTQKVHNGNYRFGSLTWTDGKHSVRTPLAVRTIKFES; from the exons ATGAGTACTACTAATGCAAGGAACATGAGATGGAATAGAATGGACCAATGGCTTGTAATTTCAGCTATTCTTTTACTGCAAGATTTTCTGTTCCTCTCTCAGATACTTGCTGAGACCACAACCTCT GTGCATATTGTATACATGGGGGATAAGATATATGATAATCCAGACACTACTAAAAAGGTTCACCACAAAATATTATCTTCACTTCTAGGAAG CAAAGAAGCTGCAAAGAATTCAATTCTTTACAGCTATAAGCATGGATTTTCAGGGTTTGCTGCAAGGTTAACAAAATCTCAAGCAGAAGAAGTAGCAA AATTTCCCGGGGTAGTTTCTGTCATTCCGAATCGAATACACAAACTTCACACAACAAGAAGTTGGGACTTCCTTGGTATCCATCATTCATCTTCAAACACTGTTTCCAATGGAATCAACTTAGGTGAAGGAACCATAATAGGTGTCATTGACACAG GAATCTGGCCAGAATCTGTGAGTTTTAACGACGAAGCGATGGGGAAAATCCCATCAAGGTGGAAAGGAGTTTGTGAAGTGGGAGAGCAATTCAGTTCCAAAAACTGCAACAAAAAGATAATAGGTGCTAGATGGTTCTTGAAAGGAATATCTCATCATGCTAAGAAGCTGATCCTTGGAAATGAAAGCAGCGAATATCTCTCGGCTCGAGATGCTATAGGCCATGGCACTCACACAGCTTCCACAGCAGCAGGGTACTTTGTAGAAAATGCAAACTACAGAGGACTTGCTTCTGGCATAGCCAGAGGAGGAGCTCCACTTGCACACTTAGCTATATACAAGGCATGCTGGGACATTTCTGTTGGAGGTTGTTCTGGTGCAGATATCCTTAAGGCTTTTGACAAGGCAATACATGATGGAGTAGACATTTTAACAGTTTCTCTTGGCCTTAACATTCCTTTGTTCTCATATGTTGATCAGCGTGACGCCATAGCAATTGGTTCCTTTCATGCAACTGCTAAGGGAATCACAGTTATATGTTCAGCTGGGAATTCTGGTCCCAACTCTCTAACAGTTTCAAATACTGCTCCATGGATTATCACAGTTGCAGCCACCACAATAGATAGGGCCTTTCCGGCTGCGATTATTCTTGGAAATAATCTCACTCTCTGG GGGGAGTCCTTGGATGCTGGAAAGCATAGCAATGGATTTGTTGGACTAACATACTCTGAACGTGTAGCTTTAGATCCTGATGATGATACAGC TAAGGATTGTCAGTCTGGAAGTCTGAATGCTACAATGGCAGCAGGCAAAATTGTGCTATGCTTTTCGCTATCCGAGGAACAGGATATCATCTCTGCATCGCTTGCTGTAAGGGAAGCTGGAGGAGTTGGAATAATATTTGCACAATCTCATGAAGATGGACTCAACCAATGTGGATCCTTTCCATGTGTTAAGGTAGATTATGAAGTAGGGACACAGATAGTATCCTATATTAGAAGAGCAAG GTTTCCAACTGCAAGCCTAAGTTTTCCAAAGACTGTTATTGGAAAATGGACTTCTCCAAGAGTTGCATCATTCTCATCAAGAGGACCTAGCACTATGTCTCCTTCTGTGCTAAAG CCAGACATAGCAGCACCAGGTGTAGACATTTTGGCGGCATTTACACCAAAAGGCACCACAAAGAATAATGCATTTCAATTCTTATCTGGAACTTCAATGTCATGTCCTCATGTGGCTGGAATAGCAGCTCTCATCAAATCCAAAAACGCAACATGGTCTCCTGCAGCCATAAGATCAGCTATGGTTACAACAG CATCTCAAATTGGAAATGATGGAAGCTTTGTATCTGAAGAGGGTTCCACACTTAAGGAAGCTGATCCGTTCGACATTGGTGGCGGCCATGTAAACCCCATCAAAGCAATGGATCCAGGGCTTATATATGATATCATCACTGAGGATTATATCCAGTTCCTATGTTCCCTGGGGTATAGTAGTTCATCCATTAGAAAAGTGACCAAGACCACAAGAAGTTgtgaaaaacagaaataccaagGACTGAACCTTAACCTTCCTTCCATATCAGTTCCAAACTTGAAGAAGGCTGCAAAAGTAACAAGAACAGTGACAAATGTAGGAAACATAACTGCAGTTTATAGAGCTATAGTGAAGGAACCATATGGCATAGAAGTAAGAGTTGAACCTCAAATTCTGAGTTTCAACTCAGACACCACAATACTTTCCTTTAGTGTCATGCTTCATTCAACTCAAAAGGTTCATAATGGTAATTACAGATTTGGGAGCCTAACTTGGACAGATGGCAAGCATTCTGTGAGGACCCCACTAGCTGTGAGGACCATAAAGTTTGAATCATAA